Proteins encoded within one genomic window of Ferrimicrobium sp.:
- a CDS encoding S41 family peptidase, which produces MSNSRHQAGDSKDQRAYLRQPTVAGDLIAFVAEDDIWIADLAGGVAERRSQSAGEPSDPLLAPDGSWLAYIGRDTGEPEAWYLPTSGGPAERLTSLGVESLLGFDAEGRLIFSSAAGEPFYRPRGRHGGDHTWAYAIDVEKPGNKEPERLAFGPVSGLAFASPGTKSTGGVVLGRYAGEPAWWKRYRGGTAGQLWVRPPASDGANPNSGTPRFVQILTQLGGNLACPMWLGDRVYFLSDHEGVGNLYSVDPNGEDLIRHSTHDDFYARNAKSDGRVVVYAAGGELYVFTPESGAPEPIPVRLPGARAQRQTRFVNPIHNLGEYALHPAGHTLGAVVRGKPFTLPLFDGAARQHGTPQGVRYRLVNWLGDGSGLVALSDEGGEDALVILPTDGSAARPLANSEMSALIDLAASPDGRLVAVATLDRRLLLIEVASGESRLADEATDGWIRDVTWSTDSSLVAYVVPIGTHTTQIRLARVTGGPPIAATTGEFADNQPVFDPSGKWLAFLSRRSFDPVPDMAVFDYGFPLAVRPYLLTLAASTPSPLHPEPRGMGEAKPVERSSASSDDTAPDPGQSSVELDAEGLTDRILAIGVPEGRYDALAAVGTKLLLHNRPVRGARSVNLLSDVSEGTLEAFDLATGMHEVLAKGVKSFVVSADHSTLVAKFGTRLRAMTAGAKPSEGGGDEPGRASGWIDLKRVRVEVDPPSEWRQMIQEAWRLQREHFWVEDLSGVDWQAVLDRYLPLVARIASRADLSDLLWELQGELGTSHAYEIGGDHRRPPMWTTGRLGADLALDEEKVWRVRHVVKGDVWSPEDGSPLAAVGVGVAEGEGIVEIAGLAVGPEVSPAQRLVNRAGIDTELTILGLGGELRRVVVRPLADERRARYREWVSRNRAYVHESSGGRVGYVHVPDMGAPGFSEFFRAYGREAERDALVIDIRHNGGGHVSGLLIPRLAMRRLGEAISRWGAPEGYPESSPTGPLVAIADEWAGSDGDIFAHAFQQLALGPVVGTRTWGGVVGISPSIQLVDGTVTTQPETAFWFDDVGFGVENHGVSPDYEVPITPEDYGQGHDPQLEQAVTLAREALQRTVRPRPDLSQRPPLQRPHPD; this is translated from the coding sequence ATGTCAAACTCTCGTCATCAAGCTGGTGATTCCAAGGACCAGCGCGCCTACCTTCGTCAACCCACGGTTGCTGGTGATCTGATCGCCTTTGTCGCCGAGGATGACATCTGGATCGCCGACCTCGCCGGTGGGGTCGCCGAGCGCCGCAGTCAGAGTGCTGGAGAGCCAAGTGATCCACTGCTTGCACCCGATGGGAGCTGGCTCGCCTATATCGGTCGCGACACTGGGGAGCCAGAGGCTTGGTATCTCCCTACGAGTGGCGGTCCAGCTGAGCGTCTTACCTCATTGGGGGTCGAGTCACTACTCGGGTTCGATGCCGAGGGACGTCTCATCTTCTCAAGCGCCGCCGGTGAGCCGTTCTATCGCCCGCGGGGTCGGCATGGGGGCGATCACACCTGGGCGTACGCGATTGACGTAGAGAAGCCGGGCAACAAGGAGCCCGAGCGGCTTGCCTTTGGGCCAGTCAGTGGTCTTGCATTCGCGTCTCCCGGCACAAAGAGCACTGGTGGAGTAGTACTCGGTAGATACGCCGGAGAGCCGGCATGGTGGAAACGTTATCGTGGTGGCACCGCAGGCCAACTTTGGGTACGACCTCCGGCGAGCGACGGTGCCAATCCGAACAGCGGAACCCCTCGGTTTGTCCAAATTCTGACGCAACTTGGTGGTAATCTGGCCTGTCCAATGTGGCTCGGTGATCGCGTTTACTTTCTCTCTGACCATGAGGGGGTAGGCAACCTCTATTCGGTTGATCCGAACGGAGAAGACCTCATCCGTCATAGCACCCATGATGACTTCTACGCGCGGAATGCAAAAAGCGATGGTCGTGTCGTCGTCTACGCTGCCGGCGGGGAACTCTATGTGTTTACACCCGAGAGTGGGGCGCCCGAACCCATCCCAGTCAGGCTGCCCGGAGCTCGGGCACAACGTCAGACTCGCTTTGTCAACCCGATACATAACCTTGGTGAATATGCGCTTCACCCTGCGGGGCACACGCTTGGTGCCGTTGTCCGGGGCAAGCCGTTTACGCTCCCACTCTTCGACGGGGCGGCTCGCCAGCATGGCACTCCCCAAGGGGTCCGCTACCGCCTGGTCAACTGGCTTGGGGATGGATCGGGCCTTGTCGCACTCAGTGATGAGGGAGGTGAAGATGCTCTCGTTATCCTGCCGACCGATGGCAGTGCCGCCCGTCCCTTGGCGAATTCGGAGATGTCTGCCCTGATCGATCTTGCAGCGTCCCCAGACGGGCGCCTCGTTGCCGTCGCTACCCTTGATCGTCGGCTCCTCCTGATTGAAGTGGCCTCAGGTGAGTCGCGTTTGGCTGACGAAGCAACCGATGGGTGGATTCGCGACGTCACCTGGTCTACAGACTCCTCATTGGTCGCCTATGTGGTACCGATAGGAACCCATACCACCCAAATCCGCCTTGCCAGAGTAACGGGTGGGCCCCCGATCGCAGCGACGACGGGCGAATTTGCCGACAATCAACCGGTCTTTGATCCCTCGGGTAAATGGCTCGCCTTTCTTTCCCGTCGAAGCTTTGACCCTGTTCCCGACATGGCTGTTTTTGATTATGGCTTTCCACTCGCGGTACGGCCGTATCTTCTGACGCTTGCCGCTAGCACTCCGTCACCGTTACATCCAGAACCACGAGGCATGGGGGAAGCCAAGCCTGTCGAGCGAAGTTCGGCTAGTTCCGACGACACTGCGCCCGATCCGGGGCAGTCATCGGTGGAACTCGATGCCGAGGGACTCACCGATCGAATTCTTGCCATCGGGGTGCCAGAGGGACGCTATGATGCGCTAGCTGCAGTCGGAACGAAGCTGTTGCTCCACAATCGCCCCGTCCGTGGCGCCCGCAGCGTCAACCTTCTGTCTGATGTCTCCGAGGGCACCCTAGAGGCATTTGATCTTGCGACCGGTATGCACGAAGTGCTGGCCAAAGGTGTGAAGTCGTTCGTGGTGTCGGCAGATCACAGCACGCTGGTCGCGAAGTTTGGCACACGACTGCGCGCGATGACCGCTGGTGCCAAGCCCTCGGAAGGTGGAGGCGATGAGCCGGGCCGAGCATCCGGCTGGATCGACCTCAAGAGAGTTCGGGTCGAAGTGGATCCCCCCTCTGAGTGGCGCCAAATGATCCAAGAGGCGTGGCGACTCCAACGGGAACATTTTTGGGTCGAAGATCTTTCAGGGGTCGACTGGCAGGCGGTCCTCGACCGCTACCTACCGCTTGTGGCCAGGATAGCGAGTAGGGCTGACCTATCGGATTTGCTTTGGGAACTCCAAGGCGAACTTGGTACGAGCCACGCGTATGAGATCGGTGGTGACCATCGCAGGCCGCCAATGTGGACCACTGGTCGTCTTGGTGCAGATCTTGCCCTTGACGAGGAGAAGGTATGGCGCGTTCGCCATGTGGTCAAGGGGGACGTGTGGAGTCCTGAGGATGGCAGTCCGCTTGCGGCGGTTGGGGTGGGAGTTGCCGAGGGAGAAGGGATCGTCGAGATAGCCGGACTGGCGGTTGGTCCAGAAGTTTCGCCTGCTCAACGCCTGGTAAACCGCGCAGGTATCGACACCGAACTTACCATCCTCGGTCTAGGAGGCGAACTGCGCCGAGTGGTGGTTCGACCACTCGCCGATGAGCGACGGGCACGCTATCGAGAGTGGGTCAGCCGAAATCGCGCGTACGTACATGAATCGAGCGGTGGCCGTGTTGGTTATGTGCACGTTCCCGATATGGGCGCACCTGGTTTTTCAGAGTTCTTCCGAGCCTACGGACGCGAAGCAGAGCGAGACGCGCTGGTCATCGATATTCGTCACAATGGTGGTGGACACGTATCCGGTCTGCTCATTCCACGCTTGGCGATGCGGCGCCTTGGGGAGGCCATTTCTCGCTGGGGGGCACCGGAGGGGTATCCGGAGTCCTCTCCAACAGGACCACTAGTAGCAATCGCTGACGAGTGGGCTGGCTCTGATGGCGATATTTTTGCTCATGCATTTCAACAGCTCGCCCTTGGTCCTGTCGTTGGGACCAGAACCTGGGGCGGTGTGGTCGGCATTTCGCCGTCGATTCAACTGGTAGACGGAACCGTCACCACACAACCCGAGACCGCGTTCTGGTTTGATGATGTCGGATTTGGGGTTGAGAACCATGGCGTGAGCCCCGACTACGAGGTACCGATCACACCCGAAGACTACGGGCAAGGGCACGATCCCCAGCTGGAGCAAGCCGTGACGCTTGCTCGGGAAGCCCTGCAACGTACTGTTCGGCCGCGCCCCGATCTCTCGCAGCGACCACCCCTTCAGCGGCCGCACCCGGACTGA
- a CDS encoding 3-keto-5-aminohexanoate cleavage protein — MLQVTPNGPWGKDVHPNMPVTLDEVVADLRACFCAGATGVHLHPRNQFGKETLDPSVVNDTCKRVRGVAVDLGVPVEISLTTGAWIVPDLASRISMIREWEGVDCATVNLSEEGFEDVMGAMIDVGIGIDVGLWAPIEIDRLVRSGLLVQVQRISIELDPGEPYFHMGEPTDLAREVNQLLDDAASTCPRLTHGMNDWTWPLVRDAFSRGHDTRVGFEDSTLLPDETTAKSNAELVNAAVALEVQIRSGG; from the coding sequence ATGCTACAGGTGACACCGAATGGCCCGTGGGGTAAGGACGTTCACCCGAATATGCCGGTCACGCTTGATGAGGTGGTCGCGGACTTGCGGGCGTGTTTCTGCGCGGGCGCGACCGGAGTTCACCTGCATCCCCGCAACCAGTTTGGCAAAGAGACCCTTGACCCATCCGTTGTCAATGACACCTGCAAACGCGTTCGTGGCGTCGCTGTTGATCTGGGCGTGCCGGTCGAGATCAGCCTCACCACTGGCGCATGGATCGTACCCGACCTCGCATCGCGCATCTCGATGATCCGTGAGTGGGAAGGTGTTGACTGCGCGACGGTGAACCTCTCAGAGGAGGGTTTCGAGGATGTGATGGGGGCCATGATCGACGTGGGCATAGGCATCGACGTTGGTCTGTGGGCACCGATTGAGATAGACCGTCTCGTTCGATCCGGTCTTCTTGTACAAGTCCAACGAATAAGCATCGAACTGGATCCAGGTGAGCCGTACTTCCACATGGGCGAACCGACCGATCTGGCACGTGAGGTCAATCAGTTACTCGATGATGCCGCTTCCACCTGCCCACGGTTAACCCACGGAATGAACGACTGGACATGGCCACTCGTTCGCGATGCCTTCAGTCGTGGTCACGACACTCGTGTCGGCTTTGAGGACTCAACTCTACTGCCGGACGAGACGACGGCCAAGAGCAACGCTGAGCTTGTTAACGCCGCAGTGGCCCTGGAGGTACAGATCCGATCTGGTGGGTGA
- a CDS encoding VOC family protein translates to MTIRSAAPLGAPCWVDLWTSDVEGSRIFYTELFGWRADEPSPDFHGYFMFTRKGVAIAGGMGDMGEARANNTWKPFFATENIERTLELVSALGGTVHLPAIPVDDLGIQAVVTDPAGAVTGIWQAGSFAGFTTLHEHGTPSFIAIDVHDYHQEVAFYRQVFGWDPLEEEVEGYHYAGYMDPENKRPIAGIGDEVESLANGESPRWSVFWQCVDVDASVAKVRELGGTVLTGATDQGLGRVARVADPFGARFGLFQP, encoded by the coding sequence ATGACAATTCGATCCGCTGCTCCACTCGGGGCCCCTTGCTGGGTTGATCTTTGGACATCAGATGTTGAGGGAAGCCGTATCTTCTACACCGAGCTCTTTGGTTGGCGCGCTGATGAGCCAAGCCCCGACTTCCACGGTTATTTCATGTTCACTCGTAAGGGCGTGGCTATCGCAGGAGGGATGGGTGATATGGGCGAGGCTCGTGCTAACAACACTTGGAAGCCCTTCTTTGCAACTGAGAACATCGAGCGCACTCTCGAGCTCGTCTCTGCCCTCGGTGGCACGGTTCATCTCCCAGCTATCCCCGTTGACGATCTCGGTATCCAAGCAGTAGTCACCGACCCTGCCGGCGCGGTGACTGGGATCTGGCAAGCAGGTAGTTTCGCTGGCTTTACCACATTGCATGAACACGGCACACCAAGCTTCATCGCCATCGATGTCCACGACTATCACCAAGAGGTCGCATTCTATCGCCAGGTATTCGGATGGGATCCACTTGAGGAAGAGGTCGAAGGTTATCACTACGCCGGTTACATGGATCCTGAGAACAAACGACCGATCGCCGGTATCGGTGATGAGGTGGAGTCTCTTGCTAACGGCGAGTCGCCGCGGTGGTCGGTGTTTTGGCAGTGTGTGGATGTTGATGCATCTGTTGCCAAAGTTCGCGAGCTAGGGGGAACGGTGCTTACTGGGGCCACCGACCAGGGTCTTGGGCGTGTAGCTCGAGTGGCCGATCCTTTTGGCGCACGCTTTGGGCTCTTCCAACCGTAG